The Hordeum vulgare subsp. vulgare unplaced genomic scaffold, MorexV3_pseudomolecules_assembly, whole genome shotgun sequence genome has a window encoding:
- the LOC123421771 gene encoding ribulose bisphosphate carboxylase large chain: MSPQTETKAGVGFQAGVKDYKLTYYTPEYETKDTDILAAFRVSPQPGVPPEEAGAAVAAESSTGTWTTVWTDGLTSLDRYKGRCYHIEPVAGEDSQWICYVAYPLDLFEEGSVTNMFTSIVGNVFGFKALRALRLEDLRIPPTYSKTFQGPPHGIQVERDKLNKYGRPLLGCTIKPKLGLSAKNYGRACYECLRGGLDFTKDDENVNSQPFMRWRDRFVFCAEAIYKSQAETGEIKGHYLNATAGTCEEMIKRAVFARELGVPIVMHDYLTGGFTANTTLAHYCRDNGLLLHIHRAMHAVIDRQKNHGMHFRVLAKALRMSGGDHIHSGTVVGKLEGEREMTLGFVDLLRDDFIEKDRARGIFFTQDWVSMPGVIPVASGGIHVWHMPALTEIFGDDSVLQFGGGTLGHPWGNAPGAAANRVALEACVQARNEGRDLAREGNEIIRAACKWSPELAAACEVWKAIKFEFEPVDTIDKKV; the protein is encoded by the coding sequence ATGTCACcacaaacagaaactaaagcAGGTGTTGGATTTCAAGCTGGTGTTAAAGATTATAAATTGACTTACTACACCCCAGAGTATGAAACTAAGGATACTGATATCTTGGCAGCATTCCGAGTAAGTCCTCAGCCTGGGGTTCCGCCCGAAGAAGCAGGGGCTGCAGTAGCTGCCGAATCTTCTACTGGTACATGGACAACTGTTTGGACTGATGGACTTACCAGTCTTGATCGTTACAAAGGACGATGCTATCACATCGAGCCTGTTGCTGGGGAAGACAGCCAATGGATCTGTTATGTAGCTTATCCATTAGACCTATTTGAGGAGGGTTCCGTTACTAACATGTTTACTTCCATTGTGGGTAACGTATTTGGGTTCAAAGCCCTACGTGCTCTACGTTTGGAGGATCTACGAATTCCCCCTACTTATTCAAAAACTTTCCAAGGCCCGCCTCATGGTATCCAAGTTGAAAGAGATAAGTTGAACAAGTATGGCCGTCCTTTATTGGGATGTACTATTAAACCAAAATTGGGATTATCCGCAAAAAATTATGGTAGAGCGTGTTATGAGTGTCTACGTGGTGGACTTGATTTTACCAAAGATGATGAAAACGTAAACTCACAACCATTTATGCGCTGGAGAGACCGTTTTGTCTTTTGTGCCGAAGCTATTTATAAATCACAGGCCGAAACCGGTGAAATCAAGGGGCATTACTTGAATGCGACTGCGGGTACATGTGAAGAAATGATTAAGAGAGCTGTATTTGCGAGAGAATTAGGGGTTCCTATTGTAATGCATGACTACTTAACCGGGGGATTCACCGCAAATACTACTTTGGCTCACTATTGCCGCGACAATGGCTTACTTCTTCACATTCACCGTGCAATGCATGCAGTTATTGATAGACAGAAAAATCATGGTATGCATTTCCGTGTATTAGCTAAAGCATTGCGTATGTCTGGGGGAGATCATATCCACTCCGGTACAGTAGTAGGTAAGTTAGAAGGGGAACGCGAAATGACTTTAGGTTTTGTTGATTTATTGCGCGATGATTTTATTGAAAAAGATCGTGCTCGCGGTATCTTTTTCACTCAGGACTGGGTATCCATGCCAGGTGTTATACCGGTAGCTTCAGGTGGTATTCATGTTTGGCATATGCCAGCTCTGACCGAAATCTTTGGGGACGATTCTGTATTACAATTTGGTGGAGGAACTTTAGGACATCCTTGGGGGAATGCACCTGGTGCAGCAGCTAATCGAGTGGCTTTAGAAGCTTGTGTACAAGCTCGTAACGAAGGGCGTGATCTTGCTCGCGAAGGTAATGAAATTATCCGAGCAGCTTGCAAATGGAGTCCTGAACTAGCCGCAGCTTGTGAAGTATGGAAGGCGATCAAATTCGAGTTCGAGCCGGTAGATACTATCGATAAGAAGGTCTAA
- the LOC123421766 gene encoding photosystem I P700 chlorophyll a apoprotein A1, whose product MIIRSPEPEVKIVVDRDPVKTSFEEWARPGHFSRTLAKGPDTTTWIWNLHADAHDFDSHTGDLEEISRKVFSAHFGQLSIIFLWLSGMYFHGARFSNYEAWLSDPTHIGPSAQVVWPIVGQEILNGDVGGGFRGIQITSGFFQLWRASGITSELQLYCTAIGALVFAALMLFAGWFHYHKAAPKLAWFQDVESMLNHHLAGLLGLGSLSWAGHQIHVSLPINQFLDAGVDPKEIPLPHEFILNRDLLAQLYPSFAEGATPFFTLNWSKYAEFLTFRGGLDPVTGGLWLTDIAHHHLAIAILFLIAGHMYRTNWGIGHGLKDILEAHKGPFTGQGHKGLYEILTTSWHAQLSLNLAMLGSTTIVVAHHMYSMPPYPYLATDYGTQLSLFTHHMWIGGFLIVGAAAHAAIFMVRDYDPTTRYNDLLDRVLRHRDAIISHLNWVCIFLGFHSFGLYIHNDTMSALGRPQDMFSDTAIQLQPIFAQWVQNIHATAPGVTAPGATTSTSLTWGGGELVAVGGKVALLPIPLGTADFLVHHIHAFTIHVTVLILLKGVLFARSSRLIPDKANLGFRFPCDGPGRGGTCQVSAWDHVFLGLFWMYNAISVVIFHFSWKMQSDVWGTISDQGVVTHITGGNFAQSSITINGWLRDFLWAQASQVIQSYGSSLSAYGLFFLGAHFVWAFSLMFLFSGRGYWQELIESIVWAHNKLKVAPATQPRALSIIQGRAVGVTHYLLGGIATTWAFFLARIIAVG is encoded by the coding sequence ATGATTATTCGTTCGCCGGAACCAGAAGTAAAAATTGTTGTGGATAGGGATCCTGTAAAAACATCTTTTGAGGAATGGGCGAGACCCGGCCATTTCTCAAGAACACTAGCTAAGGGCCCTGATACTACCACTTGGATCTGGAACCTACATGCTGATGCTCACGATTTCGATAGTCATACTGGTGATTTGGAGGAGATTTCTAGAAAAGTTTTTAGTGCTCATTTCGGGCAACTTTCCATTATCTTTCTTTGGTTGAGTGGCATGTACTTTCATGGTGCCCGTTTTTCCAATTATGAAGCATGGCTAAGTGATCCTACTCACATTGGACCCAGTGCTCAGGTAGTTTGGCCTATAGTAGGGCAAGAAATATTGAATGGTGATGTAGGTGGGGGTTTCCGAGGAATCCAAATAACCTCTGGTTTTTTTCAGCTTTGGCGAGCATCTGGAATAACTAGTGAATTACAACTCTATTGTACTGCAATTGGTGCATTGGTTTTTGCAGCGTTAATGCTTTTTGCTGGTTGGTTCCATTATCACAAAGCCGCTCCCAAATTGGCCTGGTTCCAAGATGTAGAATCCATGTTGAATCACCACTTAGCGGGATTATTAGGACTTGGGTCTCTTTCTTGGGCGGGACACCAAATTCATGTATCTTTACCAATTAACCAATTTCTTGACGCTGGGGTGGATCCTAAAGAGATACCACTTCCTCATGAATTTATCTTGAATCGGGACCTTTTGGCTCAACTTTATCCTAGTTTTGCCGAAGGAGCAACCCCTTTTTTCACTTTAAATTGGTCCAAATACGCAGAATTTCTGACTTTTCGTGGAGGACTAGATCCAGTAACCGGTGGTCTCTGGCTGACCGATATTGCACACCATCATTTAGCTATTGCTATTCTTTTCCTAATCGCAGGTCATATGTATAGGACCAACTGGGGTATTGGCCATGGACTTAAAGATATTTTGGAGGCTCACAAGGGCCCATTTACAGGACAAGGCCATAAGGGTCTTTATGAAATCTTAACAACGTCATGGCATGCTCAATTATCTCTTAACCTAGCTATGCTAGGCTCTACAACCATTGTTGTAGCTCATCATATGTATTCTATGCCTCCCTATCCATACCTAGCTACTGACTATGGTACACAACTTTCCTTGTTCACACACCACATGTGGATTGGCGGATTTCTAATAGTCGGTGCTGCTGCACATGCAGCAATTTTTATGGTAAGAGACTATGATCCAACTACTCGATACAACGATCTATTAGATCGCGTCCTTAGACACCGCGATGCAATCATATCCCACCTTAACTGGGTATGTATATTTCTAGGTTTTCACAGTTTTGGCTTGTACATTCATAATGATACCATGAGTGCTTTAGGCCGTCCACAAGATATGTTTTCGGATACCGCCATACAATTACAACCTATCTTTGCTCAATGGGTACAAAATATCCATGCTACTGCGCCTGGCGTAACAGCTCCTGGTgcaacaacaagtactagcttaaCGTGGGGAGGCGGCGAGTTAGTAGCAGTAGGTGGCAAAGTGGCTTTGTTACCGATTCCATTAGGAACCGCAGATTTTTTAGTCCATCACATTCATGCATTTACCATACATGTGACTGTATTAATACTTTTGAAAGGTGTTTTATTTGCTCGGAGTTCCCGTTTGATACCCGATAAAGCAAATCTAGGTTTTCGCTTTCCTTGCGATGGGCCTGGCCGAGGGggaacatgtcaagtatctgcttGGGATCATGTTTTCTTAGGTTTATTCTGGATGTACAATGCAATTTCGGTAGTCATTTTCCATTTCAGTTGGAAAATGCAGTCGGatgtttggggtaccataagtgaTCAAGGGGTGGTAACTCATATTACAGGGGGAAACTTTGCACAGAGTTCCATTACGATTAATGGGTGGCTTCGAGATTTCTTGTGGGCACAGGCATCGCAAGTCATTCAGTCTTATGGTTCTTCATTATCTGCATATGGTCTTTTTTTCTTAGGTGCTCATTTTGTCTGGGCCTTCAGTTTAATGTTTTTATTCAGCGGCCGTGGTTATTGGCAAGAACTCATTGAATCTATCGTTTGGGCTCATAACAaattaaaagttgctcctgctacTCAGCCTAGAGCCTTGAGCATTATACAAGGACGTGCTGTAGGAGTAACCCATTACCTTCTGGGTGGAATTGCCACGACATGGGCATTCTTCTTAGCGAGAATTATTGCAGTAGGATAG
- the LOC123421770 gene encoding ATP synthase subunit beta, chloroplastic — protein MRTNPTTSRPGVSTSEEKSTGRIDQIIGPVLDVTFPPGKLPYIYNALVVQSRDTADKQINVTCEVQQLLGNNRVRAVAMSATDGLMRGMEVIDTGAPLSVPVGGATLGRIFNVLGEPVDNLGPVDSSATFPIHRSAPAFIELDTKLSIFETGIKVVDLLAPYRRGGKIGLFGGAGVGKTVLIMELINNIAKAHGGVSVFGGVGERTREGNDLYMEMKESGVINEKNIEESKVALVYGQMNEPPGARMRVGLTALTMAEYFRDVNKQDVLLFIDNIFRFVQAGSEVSALLGRMPSAVGYQPTLSTEMGSLQERIASTKKGSITSIQAVYVPADDLTDPAPATTFAHLDATTVLSRGLASKGIYPAVDPLDSTSTMLQPRIVGNEHYETAQRVKETLQRYKELQDIIAILGLDELSEEDRLTVARARKIERFLSQPFFVAEVFTGSPGKYVALAETIRGFQLILSGELDGLPEQAFYLVGNIDEASTKAITLEEENKSQK, from the coding sequence ATGAGAACCAATCCTACTACTTCTCGTCCCGGGGTTTCCACAAGTGAAGAAAAAAGTACAGGtcgtatcgatcaaattattggaCCCGTGCTGGATGTCACTTTTCCCCCGGGCAAGTTACCTTATATTTATAACGCTTTAGTAGTCCAGAGTAGAGACACTGCCGATAAGCAAATTAATGTGACTTGTGAGGTACAACAATTATTAGGAAATAATCGAGTTAGAGCTGTAGCTATGAGTGCTACGGACGGGTTGATGAGAGGAATGGAAGTGATTGACACGGGAGCTCCTCTCAGTGTTCCGGTCGGTGGAGCTACTCTCGGACGAATTTTCAACGTTCTTGGGGAGCCTGTTGACAATTTGGGTCCTGTAGATAGTAGTGCAACGTTCCCTATTCATAGATCTGCGCCTGCCTTTATCGAGTTAGATACGAAATTATCCATCTTTGAAACAGGTATTAAGGTCGTCGATCTTTTAGCTCCTTATCGACGTGGAGGAAAAATAGGACTATTTGGGGGGGCTGGAGTAGGTAAAACAGTACTGATCATGGAATTAATCAATAACATTGCTAAAGCTCATGGGGGCGTATCCGTATTCGGTGGAGTAGGGGAACGGACTCGTGAAGGAAATGATCTTTATATGGAAATGAAGGAATCCGGAGTAATTAATGAAAAAAATATTGAAGAATCAAAGGTAGCTCTAGTCTATGGCCAAATGAATGAACCACCGGGAGCTCGTATGAGAGTTGGTTTAACTGCCCTAACTATGGCAGAATATTTCCGAGATGTTAATAAGCAAGACGTGCTTTTATTTATCGATAATATCTTTCGTTTTGTTCAAGCAGGATCAGAGGTATCCGCTTTATTAGGGAGAATGCCCTCCGCAGTGGGTTATCAACCTACTCTTAGTACAGAAATGGGTTCTTTGCAAGAAAGAATTGCTTCTACTAAAAAGGGATCTATAACTTCGATTCAAGCAGTTTATGTACCTGCGGACGATTTGACCGACCCTGcccctgccacaacatttgcacaTTTGGATGCTACTACCGTACTTTCCAGAGGATTAGCTTCCAAGGGTATTTATCCAGCAGTAGATCCTTTAGATTCAACATCAACTATGTTACAGCCTCGGATCGTTGGCAACGAACATTATGAAACTGCGCAAAGAGTTAAGGAAACTTTACAACGTTACAAAGAACTTCAGGACATTATCGCAATTCTTGGCTTGGATGAATTATCGGAAGAGGATCGTTTAACTGTAGCAAGAGCAAGAAAAATTGAGCGTTTCTTATCACAACCGTTCTTTGTGGCAGAAGTTTTTACTGGTTCTCCAGGAAAGTATGTTGCTCTTGCGGAAACTATTAGGGGATTTCAACTAATCCTTTCCGGAGAATTAGACGGCCTACCTGAACAGGCTTTTTATTTGGTGGGTAACATCGATGAAGCTAGCACGAAAGCTATAACcttagaagaggagaacaaatcgcAGAAATGA
- the LOC123421775 gene encoding photosystem I assembly protein Ycf3, whose amino-acid sequence MPRSRVNGNFIDKTFSIIANILLRIIPTTSGEKKAFTYYRDGMLAQSEGNYAEALQNYYEATRLEIDPYDRSYILYNIGLIHTSNGEHTKALEYYFRALERNPFLPQAFNNMAVICHYRGEQAILEGDSEIAEAWFDQAAEYWKQAIALTPGNYIEAQNWLKITKRFEFE is encoded by the exons ATGCCTAGATCCCGTGTAAATGGAAATTTCATTGATAAGACCTTCTCAATTATAGCCAATATTTTATTGCGAATAATTCCGACAACCTCAGGAGAAAAAAAGGCATTTACTTATTATAGAGATG GGATGTTGGCTCAATCCGAAGGAAATTATGCGGAAGCTTTGCAAAATTATTATGAAGCTACGCGACTAGAAATCGATCCCTATGATCGAAGTTATATACTCTATAACATAGGCCTTATACACACAAGCAATGGAGAGCATACAAAGGCTTTGGAATATTATTTCCGGGCACTAGAACGAAACCCCTTCTTACCGCAAGCTTTTAATAATATGGCCGTGATCTGTCATT ACCGAGGAGAACAGGCCATTCTAGAGGGTGATTCGGAAATTGCGGAAGCTTGGTTTGATCAAGCTGCTGAATATTGGAAACAAGCTATAGCGCTTACTCCGGGAAATTATATTGAAGCACAAAACTGGTTGAAGATTACGAAGCGCTTTGAATTTGAATAA
- the LOC123421769 gene encoding ATP synthase subunit alpha, chloroplastic, whose protein sequence is MATLRVDEIHKILRERIEQYNRKVGIENIGRVVQVGDGIARIIGLGEIMSGELVQFAEGTRGIALNLESKNVGIVLMGDGLMIQEGSFVKATGRIAQIPVSEAYLGRVVNALAKPIDGKGEIIASESRLIESPAPSIISRRSVYEPLQTGLIAIDSMIPIGRGQRELIIGDRQTGKTAVATDTILNQKGQGVICVYVAIGQRASSVAQVVTTFHEEGAMEYTIVVAEMADSPATLQYLAPYTGAALAEYFMYRERHTLIIYDDLSKQAQAYRQMSLLLRRPPGREAYPGDVFYLHSRLLERAAKLNSLLGEGSMTALPIVETQSGDVSAYIPTNVISITDGQIFLSADLFNAGIRPAINVGISVSRVGSAAQIKAMKQVAGKSKLELAQFAELQAFAQFASALDKTSQNQLARGRRLRELLKQSQANPLPVEEQIATIYTGTRGYLDSLEIEQVNKFLDELRKHLKDTKPQFQEIISSSKTFTEQAEILLKEAIQEQLERFSLQ, encoded by the coding sequence ATGGCAACCCTTCGAGTCGACGAAATTCATAAAATTCTCCGCGAACGTATTGAACAATATAATAGGAAAGTAGGGATTGAGAATATAGGTCGCGTAGTTCAAGTGGGGGATGGGATTGCTCGTATTATAGGTCTTGGTGAAATAATGTCGGGTGAATTAGTCCAATTTGCAGAAGGTACTAGGGGTATTGCTCTGAATTTGGAATCCAAAAATGTTGGGATTGTATTAATGGGCGATGGGTTGATGATACAAGAGGGCAGTTTTGTAAAAGCAACAGGAAGAATTGCTCAGATACCCGTGAGTGAGGCTTACTTGGGTCGTGTTGTAAATGCTCTGGCTAAACCTATTGATGGGAAAGGCGAAATTATAGCTTCCGAATCTCGCTTAATTGAATCTCCTGCTCCAAGTATAATTTCCAGGCGTTCCGTATACGAACCTCTTCAAACAGGGCTTATTGCTATCGATTCGATGATTCCTATAGGGCGCGGTCAGCGAGAGTTAATTATTGGGGACAGACAGACTGGCAAAACAGCAGTAGCTACAGATACAATTCTCAATCAAAAAGGGCaaggtgtaatatgtgtttatgtAGCTATCGGTCAAAGAGCATCCTCCGTAGCTCAAGTAGTAACTACTTTCCATGAGGAGGGGGCCATGGAATACACTATTGTAGTAGCTGAAATGGCGGATTCACCTGCTACATTACAATACCTCGCTCCTTATACGGGAGCAGCCCTGGCTGAGTATTTTATGTACCGCGAACGGCATACTTTAATAATTTATGATGATCTCTCCAAACAGGCACAAGCTTATCGCCAAATGTCCCTTCTATTAAGAAGACCTCCCGGCCGTGAGGCTTATCCAGGGGATGTTTTTTATTTGCATTCACGCCTTTTAGAAAGAGCCGCTAAATTAAATTCTCTTTTAGGCGAAGGAAGTATGACCGCTTTACCAATAGTTGAGACTCAATCTGGAGACGTTTCCGCCTATATTCCTACTAATGTAATCTCCATTACAGATGGACAAATATTCTTATCGGCGGATCTATTCAATGCCGGAATTCGACCCGCTATTAATGTGGGTATTTCTGTTTCCAGAGTAGGATCCGCGGCTCAAATTAAAGCCATGAAACAAGTAGCTGGCAAATCAAAATTGGAACTAGCTCAATTCGCAGAGTTACAAGCCTTTGCACAATTCGCCTCTGCTCTCGATAAAACAAGTCAGAATCAATTGGCAAGGGGTCGACGATTAAGGGAATTGCTTAAACAATCCCAGGCAAATCCTCTCCCAGTGGAAGAGCAGATAGCTACTATTTATACCGGAACAAGAGGATATCTTGATTCGTTAGAAATCGAACAGGTAAATAAATTTCTGGATGAGTTACGTAAACACCTAAAAGATACTAAACCTCAATTCCAAGAAATTATATCTTCTAGCAAGACATTCACCGAGCAAGCGGAAATCCTTTTGAAGGAAGCTATTCAGGAACAGCTGGAACGGTTTTCCCTTCAGTAA
- the LOC123421767 gene encoding photosystem I P700 chlorophyll a apoprotein A2, with amino-acid sequence MELRFPRFSQGLAQDPTTRRIWFGIATAHDFESHDDITEERLYQNIFASHFGQLAIIFLWTSGNLFHVAWQGNFESWIQDPLHVRPIAHAIWDPHFGQPAVEAFTRGGAAGPVNIAYSGVYQWWYTIGLRTNEDLYTGALFLLFLSTLSLIASWLHLQPKWKPSLSWFKNAESRLNHHLSGLFGVSSLAWTGHLVHVAIPASRGEYVRWNNFLDVLPYPQGLGPLLTGQWNLYAQNPDSSNHLFGTAQGAGTAILTLLGGFHPQTQSLWLTDMAHHHLAIAFIFLIAGHMYRTNFGIGHSIKDLLEAHTPPGGRLGRGHKGLYDTINNSIHFQLGLALASLGVITSLVAQHMYSLPPYAFIAQDFTTQAALYTHHQYIAGFIMTGAFAHGAIFFIRDYNPEQNEDNVLARMLDHKEAIISHLSWASLFLGFHTLGLYVHNDVMLAFGTPEKQILIEPIFAQWIQSAHGKTTYGFDILLSSTNGPAFNAGRSLWLPGWLNAVNENSNSLFLTIGPGDFLVHHAIALGLHTTTLILVKGALDARGSKLMPDKKDFGYSFPCDGPGRGGTCDISAWDAFYLAVFWMLNTIGWVTFYWHWKHITLWQGNVSQFNESSTYLMGWLRDYLWLNSSQLINGYNPFGMNSLSVWAWMFLFGHLVWATGFMFLISWRGYWQELIETLAWAHERTPLANLIRWRDKPVALSIVQARLVGLAHFSVGYIFTYAAFLIASTSGKFG; translated from the coding sequence ATGGAATTAAGATTTCCCAGGTTTAGCCAAGGCTTAGCTCAGGACCCCACTACTCGTCGTATTTGGTTTGGTATTGCTACCGCACATGATTtcgaaagtcatgatgatattacTGAAGAACGTCTTTATCAGAACATTTTTGCTTCTCACTTTGGGCAATTAGCAATAATCTTTCTATGGACGTCCGGAAATCTGTTTCATGTAGCTTGGCAAGGAAATTTTGAATCATGGATACAGGATCCTTTACACGTAAGACCTATTGCTCATGCGATTTGGGATCCTCATTTTGGTCAACCCGCTGTGGAAGCCTTTACTCGAGGAGGTGCTGCTGGTCCAGTGAATATTGCTTATTCTGGGGTTTATCAGTGGTGGTATACAATAGGATTACGCACCAATGAAGATCTTTATACTGGAgctctttttctattatttctttctacGCTGTCCTTAATAGCGAGTTGGTTACATCTACAACCCAAATGGAAACCAAGCCTTTCGTGGTTCAAAAACGCGGAATCTCGTCTCAATCATCATTTGTCAGGACTTTTCGGGGTAAGTTCTTTGGCTTGGACAGGACATTTAGTTCATGTTGCTATTCCCGCATCCAGGGGGGAGTACGTTCGATGGAATAATTTCTTAGATGTATTACCCTATCCCCAGGGGTTGGGACCCCTTTTGACGGGTCAGTGGAATCTTTATGCCCAAAACCCTGATTCGAGTAATCATTTATTTGGTACCGCTCAAGGAGCGGGAACTGCCATTCTAACTCTTCTTGGGGGATTCCATCCACAAACACAAAGTTTGTGGCTGACTGATATGGCTCACCATCATTTAGCTATTGCATTTATTTTTCTCATTGCCGGTCACATGTATCGAACTAACTTCGGAATTGGGCACAGTATTAAAGATCTTTTAGAAGCGCATACTCCTCCGGGGGGTCGATTAGGGCGTGGGCATAAGGGCCTTTATGACACAATCAACAATTCGATTCATTTTCAGTTAGGTCTTGCTCTAGCTTCTTTAGGGGTTATTACTTCCTTAGTAGCTCAACATATGTACTCTTTACCTCCTTATGCATTCATAGCACAAGACTTTACTACTCAAGCTGCTTTATATACTCATCACCAATATATTGCGGGGTTCATCATGACAGGGGCTTTTGCTCATGGAGCTATTTTTTTCATTAGGGATTACAATCCGGAACAGAATGAGGATAATGTATTGGCAAGAATGTTAGACCATAAAGAAGCTATCATATCTCATTTAAGTTGGGCTAGCCTCTTTCTAGGATTCCATACCTTGGGCCTTTATGTTCATAACGACGTCATGCTTGCTTTTGGTACTCCAGAAAAGCAAATCTTGATCGAACCTATATTTGCCCAATGGATACAATCTGCTCATGGCAAGACGACATATGGGTTCGATATactcttatcttcaacgaatggccCCGCTTTCAATGCGGGTCGAAGCCTATGGTTGCCCGGATGGTTGAATGCTGTTAATGAGAATAGTAATTCGCTTTTCTTAACAATAGGACCTGGGGATTTCTTGGTTCATCATGCTATTGCTCTAGGTTTGCATACAACTACATTGATTTTAGTAAAGGGCGCTTTAGACGCACGCGGTTCCAAATTAATGCCGGATAAAAAGGATTTTGGGTATAGTTTTCCTTGTGACGGCCCAGGGCGCGGCGGTACTTGTGATATTTCTGCTTGGGACGCATTTTATTTGGCAGTTTTCTGGATGTTAAATACCATTGGGTGGGTTACTTTTTATTGGCATTGGAAACATATCACATTATGGCAGGGCAACGTTTcacaatttaatgaatcctccacTTATTTGATGGGATGGTTAAGAGATTACCTATGGTTAAACTCTTCACAACTTATCAATGGATATAATCCTTTTGGGATGAATAGTTTATCGGTATGGGCTTGGATGTTCTTATTTGGACATCTTGTTTGGGCTACTGGATTTATGTTCTTAATTTCTTGGCGGGGGTATTGGCAGGAATTAATTGAGACTTTAGCATGGGCTCATGAACGCACACCTTTAGCTAATTTAATTCGCTGGAGAGATAAGCCTGTGGCTCTTTCCATTGTGCAAGCAAGATTGGTTGGATTAGCTCACTTTTCCGTGGGTTATATATTCACTTATGCAGCTTTCTTGATTGCCTCAACATCAGGCAAGTTTGGTTAA